A window from Kovacikia minuta CCNUW1 encodes these proteins:
- a CDS encoding ISKra4 family transposase (programmed frameshift), producing the protein MDAEKLQQIQAHARAIAALLYDETAPEQLTTLEGIEAAVRGHVLEQVSPEIGKFFITRASGPSSGRSRQLKSILGSISLTENQAKVLNVKERTQLSPYLEKCCLILSANVSYERSAQDIPILTGMKVSRGTQQRLVHRQCFELPRIETAVEEMSIDGGKVRIRTPKGEICRWQDYKAVNLHGHCCEAFLQDNEQLVQWVNEQPLNTPVTCLGDGHDGIWNLFAGIAEVSQRREILDWFHLVENLYKVGGSLQRLATVESLLWQGNVDGAIEQFTGWQHEQVDNFIAYLTKHRHRIVNYSYYQAEGISIGSGTIESTVKQISARIKLTGAQWKADNVPQVLLHRCAYLNGQLSL; encoded by the exons ACGATGAAACTGCCCCAGAGCAATTAACCACCCTTGAAGGCATCGAAGCGGCAGTAAGAGGACATGTCCTGGAGCAGGTCAGTCCAGAAATCGGTA AATTTTTTATCACAAGGGCAAGCGGTCCTAGCAGCGGACGAAGTCGGCAACTCAAAAGCATCCTTGGCAGCATCAGCCTCACCGAAAACCAAGCGAAAGTCTTGAACGTGAAAGAGCGCACTCAGTTAAGTCCTTACTTGGAGAAATGCTGCTTGATTTTGAGTGCGAATGTGTCCTATGAGCGATCTGCTCAAGATATTCCGATTCTAACGGGAATGAAGGTTTCCAGAGGGACACAGCAACGGTTAGTGCATCGGCAGTGCTTCGAGTTGCCACGAATTGAAACCGCAGTGGAGGAAATGAGTATTGATGGCGGCAAGGTGCGGATTCGTACTCCAAAAGGAGAGATTTGTAGATGGCAGGATTACAAAGCTGTGAATCTGCATGGACATTGCTGTGAGGCATTTTTGCAAGACAATGAGCAATTAGTCCAATGGGTCAACGAACAACCGCTGAACACTCCGGTTACTTGTCTCGGTGATGGTCATGATGGGATTTGGAACTTGTTTGCAGGGATTGCTGAAGTCAGCCAACGACGTGAGATTTTAGATTGGTTTCATCTGGTCGAAAATCTGTACAAAGTCGGTGGTTCACTGCAACGATTAGCCACTGTGGAAAGCTTGTTGTGGCAGGGTAACGTAGATGGCGCAATTGAGCAATTCACGGGTTGGCAGCATGAACAGGTTGACAACTTCATCGCCTATCTCACCAAACATCGTCATCGCATTGTCAACTATAGTTACTACCAAGCCGAAGGCATTTCAATTGGGTCGGGCACGATTGAATCGACGGTGAAGCAGATCAGCGCACGTATCAAACTGACCGGGGCACAGTGGAAAGCGGACAATGTGCCGCAAGTGTTGCTGCACCGTTGCGCTTATCTCAATGGGCAACTCTCACTCTAA